A section of the Halichoerus grypus chromosome 11, mHalGry1.hap1.1, whole genome shotgun sequence genome encodes:
- the P2RY6 gene encoding P2Y purinoceptor 6, translated as MAFDQQPLVLPPPLYPPHHRLSSAGVGRVPGRRHFLRLFAPLGPSFRQALVLGMVGRGWPPQGLFQSETALPGNRGSHPPHRRCCSLGCGQESGEPHVWPSLALTHLRPPRCFGDRRLPIRRLQPKEGPWFWKVESRLRSLSGCRKHNRAAMEWDNGTGQALGSPPTTCVYRENFKRLLLPPVYSVVLVAGLPLNACVIAQICTSRRALTRTAVYTLNLALADLLYACSLPLLIYNYAQGDHWPFGDLACRLVRFLFYANLHGSILFLTCISFQRYLGICYPLAPWHKRGGRRTAWLVCGAVWLAVTTQCLPTALFAATGIQRNRTVCYDLSPPALATRYLPYGMALTVIGFLLPFIALLACYCRLARRLCRPDGPVGPVARERRGKAARMALVVAAAFAISFLPFHVTKTAYLAVRSTAGVPCPVLEAFAAAYKGTRPFASANSVLDPILFYFTQKKFRQRPQELLQKLTAKWQRQGH; from the exons ATGGCTTTTGACCAGCAGCCTCTggttctccccccacctctctacCCGCCTCATCACCGTCTTTCctctgctggggtggggagggttccAGGAAGGAGACATTTTCTCCGCCTCTTTGCTCCTCTAGGCCCCAGTTTCCGCCAGGCCTTGGTGTTGGGGATGGTAGGGAGGGGGTGGCCCCCGCAGGGGCTATTTCAGTCAGAGACAGCCCTGCCAGGAAACAGAGGAAGCCACCCGCCCCATCGGAGGTGTTGCAGCCTGGGCTGCGGGCAGGAGAGTGGAGAGCCTCACGTCTGGCCTTCCCTTGCGCTAACGCACTTGAGGCCACCAAGGTGCTTCGGGGACAGGAGGCTGCCT ataagaagatTGCAGCCAAAAGAAGGACCATGGTTTTGGAAGGTGGAGTCCAGGCTGAGGAG CCTCTCTGGATGTAGGAAGCATAATCGGGCAGCCATGGAGTGGGACAATGGTacaggccaggccctgggctccccGCCCACTACCTGCGTCTACCGAGAGAACTTCAAGAGACTGCTCCTGCCACCTGTGTACTCAGTGGTGCTGGTGGCTGGCCTGCCACTGAATGCCTGCGTCATTGCCCAGATTTGCACGTCCCGCCGGGCCCTGACCCGCACAGCTGTGTACACCCTGAACCTGGCCCTGGCTGACCTGCTCTatgcctgctccctgcccctgctcatctACAACTATGCCCAAGGCGACCACTGGCCCTTTGGCGACCTTGCCTGCCGCCTGGTCCGCTTCCTCTTTTACGCCAACCTACACGGCAGCATCCTCTTCCTCACCTGCATCAGTTTCCAGCGCTACCTGGGCATCTGCTACCCACTGGCCCCCTGGCACAAGCGTGGGGGCCGCCGCACCGCCTGGCTGGTGTGCGGGGCCGTGTGGCTGGCCGTGACGACCCAGTGCCTGCCCACAGCCCTCTTTGCTGCCACAGGCATCCAGCGTAACCGCACCGTCTGCTACGACCTGAGCCCACCCGCCCTGGCCACCCGCTATCTGCCCTATGGCATGGCCCTCACCGTCATCGGCTTTCTGCTGCCCTTTATCGCCCTGCTGGCCTGCTACTGCCGCCTGGCCCGCCGTCTCTGTCGCCCGGATGGCCCCGTAGGGCCGGTGGCCCGGGAACGGCGTGGCAAGGCGGCCCGCATGGCTCTGGTGGTGGCAGCCGCCTTTGCCATCAGCTTCCTGCCCTTTCATGTCACCAAGACAGCCTACCTGGCAGTGCGCTCCACAGCCGGTGTCCCCTGCCCTGTGCTGGAGGCCTTTGCGGCTGCCTACAAGGGCACGCGGCCCTTTGCCAGTGCCAACAGCGTGCTGGATCCCATTCTCTTCTACTTCACTCAGAAGAAGTTCCGCCAGCGGCCCCAGGAGCTGCTACAGAAGCTCACGGCCAAGTGGCAGCGACAGGGTCACTGA